TGCGCACCTGCAGTTGGCCTTGAATTTCACCGCCCACGTGGCCTATCGTCAGGGCATCATCCTGTTCGTGGGCCGCAACCGGCAGTTCTCGCATCTGATCGAGAACACAGCCCGGGACTGTGGCGAGTACGCCCACACCCGCTACTTCAAGGGTGGCCTGCTGACCAACGCCCCCCTGCTCTTGGGCCCCATGGTCCGCCTGCCAGACCTCATCATCTTCCTGCACACACTCAACAATGTCTTTGAGCCCCACGTGGCCGTGAGAGACGCAGCCAAGATGAACATCCCCACGGTGGGCATCGTGGACACCAACTGCAACCCCACCCTCATCACCTACCCCGTCCCCGGCAACGACGACTCGCCCCCCTCCATCCAGCTCTTCTGCAGGCTCTTCCGGACGACCATCAACCGCGCCAAGGAGAAGCGGAGGCAGGTCGAGGCCCTGTACCGACTGCAGGGCCGGGCGGGGGCTGAGGGCCGGAGTCCAGCCAGCGCTCCTTCCCCGGGAGCATAGGCCAGGCTGGACTTGGGTCATTCCCCGTGACACGCCTGCTCTCCTCCTAAATAAAAACAGCAGCCAAACCTGTTCCTAAGCCGGGcagcccttccctcccccagccgtGGTCCTTAGCGCGTTTCCAGTCCCTCCAGGCACTGGGTCCCTGCCATTAGTAACGGTTCTCAGCAGctgccctcccagggctccaCTTGGCCCCCTGGGGCCCAGCAGGCACACAGAGGCAAGTGGCCTGTCCAGAAAGGACCCAACACGCTTGTCCCTGGAATCTGAAGTCCATCCTTCTACCTTGAAATTGGTCTTTGTACGTGAGGCAGGTTCATACACCAGCTCAGTTCTTCTCAAACAAAATGGCCCCAGGCTGGGCTGCCTCCCCTGCAACCTGGCTTCAGGGCCTGTTTTGTAAAGTGAGGTTGCTGGGCGAGCCACTTGGAAGCTCCCAACTGGCTTCAGACAGCCAGGCAAAGCAAACAGCATGACTCCAGCAGAAATAAAACTTAGATTTGGGCAGAACGCGGCTCAGGCCTTTAGGTTCCGCAGTGGTCCGTGTGGATTCAGTTTCCTTCATCAGATGCCCATGGAGCACACGGGACGTGTCCCTGCCCTCCAtcctggagctttggggagacgGGCCGGCGTGTGGAGTCCCCAGCTGCCCCTCAAGGGCACCATCTTCAGTGTTGGGGCTCAGGGCCCCCAGACCCACCCACAGGGCAGGCCAGCCCGGCATGCAGTGGCATCGAGCCTGCATCCTGCACAGGCCTACTCCCTGGGCGGCCAGGAGACGTAGGGGGCACCTGTCACAGGGACTTCTTGATGCTCGCCCCTATGGGGCCTCCCTGGGAACACTTGGGCCCGGCATGAGGTGCAGGGCCCCTCTTCCACGATCCCTCCTCTCGGCTCTTGGCATGTATGTTCCCAGTGCCCGAGCATCCAAGGGACCTGTCTCTGCGGAGTACTGGGGCACGGGGTCTGGTGGGGTCTAGGACAGTGGTCTTCATGTGAGCGGACACATGCCTGCCTCTGCCAGCCCAGGTCCTACAGAAGCacatgaggggaggggaggacaggagcCCCATGTCCTGTCAGCTTCCAttcaggggtgggagtggggggcacGGTGGAGACTTCTGGCATCTTTCAGGGGGTACCGTGAGTACATGGTCTGGAAGGCGCAGGGGACCGGGCACCAGTGAGACCATGGCAGTCAGCATTGCTTTAATGTGCAAACCTGAAGTATGAAAACACAAGTTGACAGGCAGATCTGTGTGGGGGTTCCCTCCAGGGCTGTCCCCGACAGGATACTGCCCTTGGTGTGTGCGGATGACATTTCCCCGAGCTGAGTTTTGACAGAGAAACCTGGCTGGGCCCCCGTCCCTCACAGCTCCAGGGAGGCCAGCTGGGGGAAGCCAAGACCCCTGAAATCAGAACACAGTGTAAACTGAACAGGCGCTGCTGGAACCTGGACGGGGCCTCCTGAGGCCGAGGGCAGTGGAGGGCCCATGCCACCTTCAGAAGCAGACCGCTTGGGGGGGCGGGTCACTGGCAGCTCCAGGGCTGGTCAGACGTGTGCAGGACAGTGGATGACATGCAGGGAGGCATGAACACAGGAGATGTCAGATCGGCCGTGTTTTCTCATCCTTGATTTAtgggctggtgggagggaggtAGCCCTGGGAGGGCCAAGGTGAAGGGACGGGGTTGGGTGTCCGGGCCAAAAGACCCTGCTGGCTCCCTGGGGTGGCCGCCACCTCATACCCCTGTGGGAACCGCGCTGGTGGCCTGCCTGGCCCCTGAGGGTCCCCCTGGAACCTGCACTGGACACAGGCCAGTGAAGACTAATGGGGGGGGTAACAGTTTTTATTGGTCACGTGCTATGTGCCAGttctgggggtgctggcaggGGTGGCCCCACCAAATGGGTGACTCAGTGGACAAGTCGACACAAACGAGCCGGACAGTTTCAGGAGTGGGCAGGACCTAGAGGGGCGCAGGCCGCTGGGGCTGAGCAGGGGTGGGGGCCGCTCCCCAGAGAGCTGCCAGGGAGGGCCTGGGCCTCTTCTGAACTCGCTGTGGAGGCTCTAGAGGGGCTTAGGTGAAGGGGGGGGGTGGCCTTACTAACCCCATCCTTGGCCCTGGAGGAAGGGGACCACCAAGTTTGCCACCCTGGAGACGAGCTCCAAGAGAAAAGGCCAGAAACGGCCACAAGAGACTGAGTGTGCCTGAGACCAGGACAGGAGGGGCCAGCCTCCCGTCCTGCCGCCGGTGGCTGACAGGCCTTGTTCGAGCTGGCCTCCCGTGGGCCCTGGCGGGGCCACGCCCAATCAGCTGGTGTCTTGGGGGCACTAGCTGCAGGGACCggagccaggcctgggagagCGGGGCTCACGGCGGATTTGGAGCACAGAGTGCCGCCATGGAGGGTCTGCAGTGGAGGAAGGCCTCCCGCCCGGACGCTGCCAGCCATCCGCAGAGGCCCACCCAGGGCTCTGCCCCAAGAGCGGCCACAGTCCCAACCCAAGGAGCTGGGCCTGTCCCTTCACCCACACCGTTCAGCCCAGCCTTGGCCAAATGCAAAGTCACTTTTCACATGGTTGCAAGACTCTCCGAGCCAATCTTTCACACCGCTGCACTTCAGGACACGAGCACGAGTATTTTCCTACTGTCTGTCTTTTGAGCTGTCCCTCTTTATCCAAACATGAGTCCCAGTGTGAAAATGAGTCAACCGTGTACCTGGGTGGGAGGTGCAGGGTGGGGGCAGTCAGTGCAGACACGCTGGAGAAGCTGTGGAGCACCTCGTACCTGGCTTCCGCGGCAGCCACCTCTCCTGTGTCACCCTCCTCCTGTGCACCTGCCAAGCCTTCACCACCCAGCAGGTCCTGGACCTGCTGTTCAAAAGGTGGGCGCCCCGCCCCTGCACAGCACCGTggctccctgcccacctcctggcTGTGTGTCTTGGGAgtgtcccttcacctctctgagcctcagtttgctcaggcctggccctgtgggcagGGCTGCCAAGGGCTGTGGTTGTCCTGATTTAGGACTTTCCTCTCCCCCGTGAAGCAATCTGCCTCAAGCCTCAGCAccctgtggccttgggcacagCTGCTTTCCCATTTCTGAAGGAGCCTTCCAATTCCCTGGGGGGTGGTCCCAGCCTGGGTGCAGGCAGAGCAGGAAGCCCTGGGGACTGCCCGGGTCCCAGGCCCACTCGGACGTCAGCAAGGTGCTGGCTgggcttcattcattcagcaaatgtgtaTGAAGACCCCCAACCCGCCATGTACAGACACGAAAACCCGTGTCCTCCTGGGCTCCAGTCTGATTGGGGAGTCAGCCAGTCCCAGTAGACATCATATCAGGTACGGTAGATGTGACGCCCTCACGGCCTCCTCTAGATATGGATGCATCCTCCCTTACTCCGACGAGGACGGTGGACCCCAGGACCAACTGAGAAAGTGAGTGGGCTTCGGGTCTAATGGGATCTGAGGGGCTGTGGCTGGGGGCGCGGGAGGGCCGGGCAGTCCCCTGGCTCCCACACATCTCGTGATTCCTGCTAGAGGGCTGAGGTCTGGGGGCTTCTCCTGTAGGAGGAAAGGAGTCAGAGAGCTGCAGATGGGGTCCCGGGCcccctggggagcagagaggaggctgggggctcAGAGCTGGCCCCTGAGAGAATCCATCCCCACCACAGCCCATCCCAGCCCTGCTAGGCACCCCCTGAGCCGAGGGCCCAGGAAGGAGGTGTGGGGAGCCACCTGCTCACACATCAGCCTGGTGCCTCAGTCCTGCGAGGCCAGCTGCATGTGGGGCTGGGCCGGCTGTGTCCCCATTCCCGAGGATAGTGTCGGGGTGGAGACGAGACCCACACAGGCCTCACAGAGAGTAAGACAGCACAGCGGTGTATGAGCAGCAGGCTGAGGTGCCACGAGGGCCCCGTGAAGGCTGGGCAGCAGGACACACTCCGCCTGGTCCCTCCTCCCGCACATGTGCATGCAGCACCTACTGTGCGCCCGCCAGTGCGATGAACAGAGCAGGCACCGCCCTCCCTGTCCTCGTGGAGTTGACATTCCAGTGGGGAGGTGCCGGGGGACAGGCAGGAGTGCGTCGGGTTCCCCGAGGAAGGGAGAGGTGGTCCCAGTGTTGACGGAGGGCTCCCTCCCATGGAGACTTCGCAGGCCCAGCCTGCTGaccaggcctgcccctgctgGACCGTCAcgtgggggtgggctggggtggacTGGCCTCTGGATGGGCAGGGGCGGGCCCAGGagctcagcccccaccccacagagGTACCAAGGGAAGACCGCATGGAAGAAGAGGCCAGGCCTCCGACTCTGCTGCCCACACGCCTACCCTTAGTGTCACTTCCTCCAACCTGGATACCTGGCTGGACCAGTACCCAGAGGATTTCCATCAGCCCCCGGACTGCATGCAGCTGTCCATGCAGTTCAACATGCCAGACTCAGACCTGGAGTGCCGCGCCCACCTTCTCCTGGCCCGGCTGGAGGACCTGGcgtccactgaagcagagccaaAAGGAGAGCGCCCGGGGAGGGTCAGTCCTGGGCCACACAGGGCGGAGCTCCTGGTGTTGGCCAGGAGCAAAGGCTGGCCTCAGAGCGCCCATCTGGTGGACTGCAGTCAGGGGAGACGTCCCGTAGCACGTTCTTGTGCTGGAGCTTCTGTAAAAGGCAGTGGCAGTTTTCTCCTTTGCAAAGGCACGGTGGGGAGGCAGACGTGTGGATCTCCTCTTGCAGCTTCCTTGCCGTCTCAGCATCTAGAGTGGCTCCAGCACCAGCTCCTGTACAATCTGAAGATTTAGATTCAGCTGCAGAAGCAGCAACAGAACTAAAGCGAGATCCAGAGCCGAGGCTCCTCCGTCAAGAGCTGCACTGCCACCTGTAGCAGCACCAGGGCCAACGCCGCCATCAGCtccagcagcagctccaggagaGCCAGAGCCAAGGCA
Above is a genomic segment from Equus przewalskii isolate Varuska chromosome 26, EquPr2, whole genome shotgun sequence containing:
- the MRPS2 gene encoding small ribosomal subunit protein uS2m isoform X2, producing MAPGPALPRLLGAGVRPRPQLLTRTTPGPARPSGRTLGSAAAPAVSEPEGDSGLNDRILREPLKHSDFFNVKELFSVRSLFDARVHLGHKAGCRHRFMEPYIFGSRLDQDIIDLEQTAAHLQLALNFTAHVAYRQGIILFVGRNRQFSHLIENTARDCGEYAHTRYFKGGLLTNAPLLLGPMVRLPDLIIFLHTLNNVFEPHVAVRDAAKMNIPTVGIVDTNCNPTLITYPVPGNDDSPPSIQLFCRLFRTTINRAKEKRRQVEALYRLQGRAGAEGRSPASAPSPGA
- the MRPS2 gene encoding small ribosomal subunit protein uS2m isoform X1, whose amino-acid sequence is MDYFLVLWCWVPEVPSAPTQRGPMASFGYQRSSCARRVRPRPQLLTRTTPGPARPSGRTLGSAAAPAVSEPEGDSGLNDRILREPLKHSDFFNVKELFSVRSLFDARVHLGHKAGCRHRFMEPYIFGSRLDQDIIDLEQTAAHLQLALNFTAHVAYRQGIILFVGRNRQFSHLIENTARDCGEYAHTRYFKGGLLTNAPLLLGPMVRLPDLIIFLHTLNNVFEPHVAVRDAAKMNIPTVGIVDTNCNPTLITYPVPGNDDSPPSIQLFCRLFRTTINRAKEKRRQVEALYRLQGRAGAEGRSPASAPSPGA